Proteins encoded in a region of the Bacillus sp. T3 genome:
- a CDS encoding DUF350 domain-containing protein gives MNQFWENVFVKTAAYYSVVILCLVVFLAIFELVTKYRNWEEIRQGNVAVAMATGGKIFGIANIFRFAISQHDSLVAMISWGIFGFFLLLVGYFIFEFLTPSFKIDEEIKNDNRAVGFISMVISIGLSYVIGAGI, from the coding sequence ATGAATCAATTCTGGGAAAACGTATTTGTGAAAACAGCTGCCTACTACAGCGTTGTCATACTCTGCTTGGTTGTCTTTTTAGCCATATTTGAGCTAGTCACGAAATATCGAAACTGGGAAGAAATAAGACAAGGCAATGTTGCCGTGGCAATGGCTACAGGGGGAAAGATTTTTGGAATTGCCAATATTTTTAGATTTGCCATTTCACAGCATGATTCTCTTGTAGCGATGATTAGCTGGGGAATATTCGGTTTTTTTCTATTACTTGTTGGCTACTTTATCTTCGAGTTTTTAACGCCTTCATTTAAAATTGACGAAGAAATAAAAAATGATAACCGTGCCGTTGGTTTCATATCGATGGTGATTTCGATTGGGTTATCCTATGTTATAGGAGCTGGGATTTAA